The Phacochoerus africanus isolate WHEZ1 chromosome 3, ROS_Pafr_v1, whole genome shotgun sequence genome window below encodes:
- the LOC125122735 gene encoding signal-regulatory protein beta-1-like, with amino-acid sequence MPVPVSSSCPCLPSLLLALLLKLTGTSGEEFQVKQPETSVSAKAGDVITLACNIPAQSPVGPVLWFKETGPERKLIYSFNGSQFPRVSQVANSMANQTDYSIRINDVSPKDVGTYYCVKLTIGHPDMDYISGPGTYVSVNDAGTYFCVKFKEGKPDIEYQSGQGTQVTVTDAGTYFCVKFKEGKPDIEYQSGQGTQVTVIAPPSLPVIIGPLEKALIGQAVNFSCISYGFFPENITLKWFKNGKEISSLQTHVVKLKESNVYKISSTTEVVLSLQDFYAYITCDVNHLSLHYPLQGTADLSKTMLVPPTMSIFEHPVSKNKINVTCKAKKFYPKGIWLTWLKNGNVSRIDKTLTPTKRRDGLYTVQSSILVNKPHEIEDTVLTCQAEQDGQQEVTSKMTFLVSAHLDKRKK; translated from the exons ATGCCCGTCCCTGTTTCCTCATCCTGCCCCTGTCTGCCATCCCTGCTGCTGGCTCTGCTGCTGAAACTCACAG GAACTTCAGGGGAAGAGTTCCAGGTGAAACAGCCTGAAACTTCAGTGTCAGCCAAGGCTGGAGATGTCATAACCCTGGCCTGCAACATTCCTGCCCAGTCCCCAGTAGGGCCTGTCTTGTGGTTCAAGGAGACCGggccagaaagaaaattaatctaCAGTTTCAATGGAAGCCAATTCCCCCGAGTATCCCAAGTGGCAAACTCAATGGCTAACCAAACAGACTATTCCATCCGCATCAATGATGTGTCGCCTAAGGATGTTGGCACCTATTACTGTGTGAAGCTGACGATAGGACATCCTGACATGGACTACATATCTGGTCCAGGCACCTATGTATCCGTGAATG ATGCTGGTACCTACTTCTGTGTGAAGTTCAAGGAAGGGAAACCTGACATAGAGTATCAGTCAGGTCAGGGCACCCAGGTGACTGTGACTG ATGCTGGTACCTACTTCTGTGTGAAGTTCAAGGAAGGGAAACCTGACATAGAGTATCAGTCAGGTCAGGGCACCCAGGTGACTGTTATTG CTCCACCTTCTCTGCCAGTGATAATAGGCCCCTTGGAGAAGGCTCTAATTGGACAGGCTGTGAATTTCAGCTGCATATCCTATGGTTTCTTTCCTGAAAACATCACCCTAAAGTGGTTCAAAAATGGGAAGGAAATCTCATCCCTCCAGACCCACGTGGTCAAGTTAAAGGAAAGCAATGTGTACAAAATCTCCAGTACTACTGAAGTCGTTTTGTCTCTACAGGACTTCTATGCTTATATCACCTGTGATGTGAACCACCTAAGCCTCCATTATCCTCTTCAAGGGACTGCTGATTTGTCTAAGACCATGCTAG TTCCACCCACCATGTCTATTTTTGAACACCCTGTCTCAAAGAACAAGATCAATGTCACCTGCAAGGCAAAGAAGTTCTACCCCAAGGGCATATGGCTGACCTGGCTGAAGAATGGAAATGTGTCTCGGATTGATAAGACCCTGACCCCTACCAAGAGGAGAGATGGACTCTACACTGTGCAGAGCTCAATCCTGGTGAACAAACCTCATGAAATAGAGGACACTGTGCTCACCTGCCAGGCAGAACAAGATGGGCAGCAGGAGGTCACTTCAAAAATGACGTTTTTGGTTTCTGCTCATCTGGACAAGCGTAAAAAGTAG